A genomic window from Chitinophaga pollutisoli includes:
- a CDS encoding DUF4382 domain-containing protein — translation MKNFLRKAGWPVLLMGILSVVIYACSKNESAAPEKVPEGKQKVSLMLTDDPGLFDKVNIDIRKVEVLVDTCATTGRGGDDDDDDDDDWDDRDRCGWWEDWRDRWHDKECYTWDSLGIRPGVYDMLQLRNGVDTSLANGYVPKGRILSIRITLGPDNSLVKDGVTYPLRSVNGQVKIVVRVRHNEWDEISPDNLQLYLDFDVQRSIIKVRDGKFILKPFIHVWTVKQTGSVSGKLLPTDAQSIITVHNDLDSLYALPGRGGEWKVRGLKPGTYDIFVNAGNGYKDTTLTGIKVERAKDTRVPTITLTK, via the coding sequence ATGAAAAACTTCCTCCGAAAAGCAGGTTGGCCCGTACTTCTCATGGGCATTCTGTCCGTCGTTATCTACGCCTGTAGCAAAAACGAATCCGCCGCGCCGGAAAAAGTGCCGGAAGGTAAGCAGAAAGTAAGCCTCATGCTCACCGATGATCCCGGGCTGTTTGATAAAGTAAACATCGATATCCGCAAAGTGGAAGTGCTGGTAGACACCTGCGCCACTACCGGCCGGGGCGGCGATGATGACGATGACGATGATGATGACTGGGACGACCGCGACCGTTGCGGCTGGTGGGAAGACTGGCGCGACCGCTGGCACGACAAGGAATGTTATACCTGGGACTCGCTGGGTATCCGTCCGGGCGTGTACGACATGCTGCAATTGCGCAACGGCGTAGATACAAGCCTGGCCAATGGTTATGTGCCCAAGGGCCGCATCCTGAGCATCCGCATTACGCTGGGGCCGGATAATTCGCTGGTGAAAGACGGCGTAACCTATCCGCTGCGTTCCGTGAATGGTCAGGTAAAGATCGTTGTGCGCGTAAGGCATAACGAGTGGGACGAAATTTCTCCCGACAACCTGCAATTGTATCTTGATTTCGATGTACAACGCTCCATCATCAAGGTAAGAGACGGCAAATTTATCCTCAAACCCTTTATCCACGTGTGGACGGTGAAGCAAACCGGTTCCGTATCCGGTAAATTGCTGCCGACAGACGCGCAATCCATCATTACCGTACACAACGACCTCGATTCGCTGTATGCCCTTCCGGGCCGTGGCGGCGAATGGAAAGTGAGAGGGCTGAAGCCCGGCACTTACGACATCTTCGTGAACGCGGGCAACGGGTATAAAGACACGACATTGACAGGCATAAAAGTCGAGCGGGCGAAGGATACGCGCGTGCCAACGATTACGCTGACCAAATAA